One stretch of Natronolimnobius baerhuensis DNA includes these proteins:
- a CDS encoding 30S ribosomal protein S12: protein MANGKYAARKLKKDRQEQRWSDSDYARRARGLREKSDPLEGAPQGRGIVLEKVGIEAKQPNSAIRKCVRVQLIKNGKQVTAFCPGDGAISFIDEHDEVTIAGIGGAKGRAMGDLSGVNYKVDKVNGVAMKELVRGNAEKPVR from the coding sequence ATGGCAAACGGCAAATACGCCGCGCGCAAGCTCAAGAAAGACCGCCAGGAGCAGCGGTGGTCCGACTCGGACTATGCGCGCCGTGCCCGTGGACTTCGCGAGAAGTCCGACCCACTCGAGGGAGCGCCCCAGGGTCGAGGTATCGTTCTCGAAAAGGTCGGCATCGAAGCAAAGCAGCCAAACTCGGCAATTCGAAAGTGTGTCCGAGTGCAGCTGATCAAAAACGGAAAGCAAGTCACCGCGTTCTGTCCCGGTGACGGTGCCATTTCGTTCATCGACGAGCACGACGAAGTTACCATCGCCGGTATCGGTGGGGCGAAGGGTCGTGCAATGGGTGACCTCTCCGGTGTCAACTACAAGGTTGACAAGGTCAACGGCGTCGCAATGAAAGAACTCGTTCGCGGAAACGCAGAGAAACCGGTGCGATAA
- a CDS encoding DUF7503 family protein — protein MTEYLAKHPRMIGVLFTIMILLSQSGTAAASASAYYGP, from the coding sequence ATGACAGAATACCTCGCGAAACACCCACGAATGATTGGCGTGCTGTTCACAATTATGATTTTGTTGTCACAATCAGGGACCGCAGCGGCGAGCGCTTCTGCCTATTACGGGCCGTGA
- a CDS encoding NusA-like transcription termination signal-binding factor: protein MGVTLDDEARQYLAAFEDVTGVSGIDCIVQSATDVDLEPAHTQETAAGAATAGDHTGADDDDDQLIVVVSSDAMGEAIGPGGRTVRRFEDELGMSVRLVADADDPETFVANTLAPAAVYNVTISENDDTVAYVEVATEDRGVAIGSNGQTIEAARRLAQRHFGIDDVQLV from the coding sequence ATGGGGGTTACCCTCGACGACGAGGCCCGACAGTATCTCGCTGCGTTCGAAGACGTGACGGGTGTGTCGGGTATCGACTGCATCGTCCAGTCCGCCACTGACGTCGACCTCGAGCCAGCCCACACCCAGGAGACAGCTGCTGGGGCTGCAACCGCTGGCGATCACACTGGCGCCGATGACGATGACGACCAACTAATCGTCGTCGTCTCGAGTGACGCAATGGGTGAAGCAATCGGTCCCGGCGGTCGAACGGTCAGGCGCTTCGAGGACGAACTCGGGATGTCGGTTCGGCTCGTTGCCGACGCAGACGACCCAGAGACGTTCGTCGCGAACACGCTCGCGCCCGCAGCGGTCTACAACGTCACGATCAGCGAAAACGACGATACCGTTGCCTACGTCGAAGTGGCAACCGAGGACCGTGGCGTCGCAATCGGGTCGAACGGACAGACAATCGAGGCCGCACGACGACTCGCGCAGCGCCATTTCGGCATCGACGACGTGCAGTTGGTCTAA
- a CDS encoding HalX domain-containing protein yields the protein MVLESTQRILVVHRERPLSVIDSERLSVPIAIDQVSFDISILEQLENCYDLLVLDWHLEQPDARGVLDAFRQTAPESWVLALAAEVPDDDPVDRGVDEVLVEPVAPTALAGTLERLLFQCAYERTMHNLFRLSTERAVLETELESDVAVGDQYQSVVQELQTCRERAASIRAELSGDSFDQTLRQLFSE from the coding sequence GTGGTGTTGGAATCGACACAGCGGATACTCGTTGTCCATCGCGAGCGGCCGCTCTCCGTCATCGACTCTGAGCGCCTCTCCGTTCCGATTGCTATCGATCAGGTGTCCTTCGATATCTCGATCCTCGAGCAACTCGAGAACTGCTATGACCTACTGGTCCTCGACTGGCACCTCGAGCAGCCGGACGCTCGCGGTGTCCTCGATGCCTTCCGCCAGACCGCGCCCGAGAGTTGGGTGCTCGCACTCGCCGCAGAAGTGCCCGACGATGATCCAGTTGACCGCGGCGTCGACGAAGTCCTCGTCGAACCAGTCGCTCCAACCGCCCTCGCTGGGACCCTCGAGCGCTTGCTTTTCCAGTGTGCCTACGAGCGAACGATGCACAACCTGTTCCGTCTCTCGACCGAACGCGCCGTCCTCGAGACCGAACTCGAGTCGGATGTGGCTGTCGGGGATCAGTATCAGTCCGTTGTACAGGAGCTACAGACCTGTCGTGAGCGTGCAGCGTCGATTCGTGCGGAACTGTCAGGAGACTCGTTCGACCAGACGCTTCGACAGCTGTTTAGTGAGTGA
- a CDS encoding DUF7504 family protein gives MFSGPVSGDTSTDGGFTTKLRQLKHDGASVLVVGSLQPDHRRDICRRLFGDESSVDTLRRRIAVSTTGQAVWPTPGADSTPATFRHITYDAPARGTTAHQSPPTADETDPDTPSTPPHPETATAPTATTNSSTVAPARVTVDSLADVGIAISSAIEFFDTDADGLEPAELRVGIDSLLPLLEASDRETVFTFLHLITGRTTAADGMFHCHLPVEHDATIVSVLSSLFDVVLEVQDRADGYEERWSLTDEGRKSGWISRS, from the coding sequence ATGTTCTCGGGTCCAGTCAGCGGCGATACGTCGACCGACGGGGGGTTCACGACGAAACTGCGTCAGCTAAAACACGACGGCGCGAGCGTCCTCGTCGTCGGCTCGCTTCAACCAGACCACCGTCGAGACATCTGTCGCCGACTGTTCGGAGACGAATCCAGTGTTGACACTCTGCGACGGCGCATCGCCGTCTCGACAACCGGTCAGGCGGTCTGGCCCACACCCGGAGCAGACTCAACGCCCGCAACGTTCCGACACATCACGTACGACGCCCCCGCACGCGGCACCACCGCCCACCAGTCACCACCGACCGCAGACGAGACCGACCCGGACACGCCATCCACACCCCCCCACCCCGAGACAGCCACCGCGCCGACAGCAACGACCAACTCTTCGACCGTTGCCCCAGCACGCGTTACCGTTGACTCCCTCGCAGACGTCGGCATCGCTATCTCGAGTGCAATTGAATTCTTCGACACTGACGCCGACGGCCTCGAACCCGCCGAACTGCGCGTCGGCATCGACTCACTGTTGCCACTCCTCGAGGCGTCCGACAGAGAAACCGTGTTCACCTTTCTGCATCTGATCACCGGCCGAACGACAGCCGCCGACGGCATGTTTCACTGCCATTTGCCGGTCGAACACGATGCGACCATCGTCTCGGTGCTTTCGTCGCTATTCGATGTCGTCCTCGAAGTACAAGATCGGGCGGACGGCTACGAAGAGCGCTGGTCACTTACGGACGAGGGGCGAAAGTCCGGCTGGATCTCACGCTCCTGA
- a CDS encoding elongation factor EF-2: protein MGRRKKIVQECERLMDEPENIRNIAIAAHVDHGKTTLSDNLLAGAGMISDETAGEQLAMDTEEDEQERGITIDAANVSMTHEYEDTNHLINLIDTPGHVDFGGDVTRAMRAVDGALVVVDAVEGAMPQTETVLRQALREGVKPTLFINKVDRLISELQEGPEEMQQRLVSVINDVNELIRGMTEDMDDVEDWTVSVEGGTVGFGSALYKWGVSMPSMQRTGMDFAEIMELERSDKRQELHEKTPLSDVVLDMVCEHFPNPVDAQPRRIPRVWRGDADSELADTMRLVDEDGEVVFMVTDIGMDPHAGEIASGRVFSGSLEKGQELYVSGTAGKNRVQSVGIYMGGEREEVEEVPAGNIAAVTGLRDAIAGSTVSSVEMTPFESIEHISEPVITKSVEAQNMDDLPKLIETLRQVSKEDPTIQITINEDTGEHLISGQGELHLEVITQRIEKNQGIPVNTGEPIVVYREQPQEASPEVEGISPNRHNRFYISIQPMTKDLVETIQLGEASMDMPEQERREALQDAGMEKDTSQNVEHIHGTNILIDDTKGIQHLNETMELVIEGFEDALDNGPLANEPVQGTLIRLHDARLHEDTIHRGPAQVIPATREALHNSLIEGRIKMLEPMQDVRIDVPNDHMGAASGEIQGRRGRVDDMYQEGDLMVVEGIAPVDELIGFASDIRSATEGRASWNTENAGFEVMSDSLQREKIMEIRERKGMKLELPERIQYI from the coding sequence ATGGGCCGACGCAAGAAGATCGTCCAAGAGTGTGAACGGTTGATGGACGAACCGGAGAACATCCGGAACATCGCCATCGCCGCTCACGTTGACCACGGAAAAACAACGCTTTCTGACAACCTCCTCGCGGGTGCGGGCATGATCTCGGATGAGACTGCCGGCGAACAGCTCGCGATGGACACGGAAGAAGACGAGCAGGAACGTGGGATTACCATCGACGCGGCAAACGTTTCGATGACCCACGAGTACGAAGACACCAACCACCTGATCAACCTGATCGATACGCCGGGCCACGTCGACTTCGGTGGCGACGTGACGCGTGCGATGCGTGCAGTCGACGGTGCGCTCGTCGTCGTCGACGCTGTCGAGGGTGCCATGCCACAGACCGAAACGGTCCTGCGCCAGGCACTCCGCGAGGGCGTCAAGCCGACCCTGTTCATTAACAAGGTCGACCGCCTGATTTCGGAACTCCAGGAAGGACCAGAGGAGATGCAACAGCGTCTCGTCTCGGTCATCAACGACGTCAACGAACTCATCCGCGGCATGACCGAGGATATGGACGACGTCGAAGATTGGACCGTCTCCGTCGAAGGCGGTACCGTCGGCTTCGGTTCTGCACTCTACAAGTGGGGTGTCTCCATGCCATCGATGCAGCGAACCGGGATGGACTTCGCTGAGATCATGGAACTCGAGCGCTCCGATAAGCGCCAGGAACTTCACGAGAAGACGCCGCTGTCGGATGTCGTCCTCGACATGGTCTGTGAGCACTTCCCGAACCCAGTCGACGCACAGCCACGTCGTATCCCACGTGTCTGGCGTGGTGACGCTGACTCCGAACTCGCAGACACGATGCGTCTCGTCGACGAAGACGGCGAGGTCGTCTTCATGGTCACCGACATCGGGATGGACCCACACGCCGGTGAAATCGCCTCCGGTCGTGTCTTCTCGGGGTCCCTCGAGAAGGGTCAGGAGCTGTACGTCTCCGGGACCGCGGGCAAGAACCGCGTCCAGTCCGTCGGGATCTACATGGGTGGCGAGCGCGAGGAAGTTGAAGAGGTTCCCGCAGGGAACATCGCGGCCGTCACCGGCCTGCGCGATGCCATCGCCGGCTCGACTGTCTCCTCCGTCGAGATGACGCCGTTCGAGTCCATCGAGCACATCTCGGAGCCAGTCATTACGAAGTCCGTCGAGGCACAGAACATGGACGACCTGCCAAAGCTCATCGAGACGCTGCGCCAGGTCTCCAAGGAAGACCCAACGATCCAGATTACGATTAACGAGGACACTGGCGAGCACCTCATTTCGGGTCAGGGTGAGCTTCACCTCGAGGTCATCACGCAGCGTATCGAGAAGAACCAGGGGATTCCAGTCAACACTGGTGAGCCAATCGTTGTCTACCGCGAGCAGCCCCAGGAAGCAAGTCCAGAGGTCGAGGGTATCTCCCCGAACCGCCACAACCGCTTCTACATCTCTATCCAGCCGATGACGAAAGACCTCGTCGAGACCATCCAGCTCGGCGAAGCCTCGATGGACATGCCAGAGCAGGAACGCCGTGAAGCCCTGCAGGATGCTGGGATGGAGAAGGATACGTCCCAGAACGTCGAGCACATCCACGGGACCAACATCCTCATCGACGACACGAAGGGTATCCAGCACCTGAACGAGACGATGGAACTCGTCATCGAAGGGTTCGAGGATGCACTGGACAACGGCCCGCTCGCAAATGAGCCAGTCCAGGGGACGCTTATCCGCCTGCACGATGCCCGACTCCACGAGGACACCATCCACCGTGGCCCGGCACAGGTCATCCCCGCCACGCGTGAGGCACTTCACAACTCCCTGATCGAGGGTCGCATCAAGATGCTCGAGCCGATGCAGGACGTCCGTATCGACGTGCCAAACGACCACATGGGTGCCGCCTCCGGCGAGATCCAGGGTCGTCGTGGCCGCGTCGACGACATGTACCAGGAGGGTGACCTCATGGTTGTCGAGGGTATCGCACCCGTCGACGAACTGATTGGCTTCGCAAGCGACATCCGCTCTGCGACCGAGGGTCGTGCCTCCTGGAATACGGAGAACGCCGGCTTCGAGGTCATGTCCGACTCGCTCCAGCGCGAGAAGATCATGGAGATCCGCGAGCGCAAGGGCATGAAGCTCGAACTCCCAGAGCGCATCCAGTATATCTAA
- a CDS encoding DUF5781 family protein, producing MDIRVQGPGPTTPFLGARDLFETEHDLSLPVYVHLRDNPDERTWAAHYDDHHVLNISHQAASSAMARELALHEFSHMARHEQNHPSHTQSIEEVLYLALAGKSVERRKLSHCYQIANHMKDIYADDITLAVGPGEKLLSYLESSLAAAIADRPDPASRPGLERLSASADPDITAVNAAFALALAERHDLVETDHRLYDLAHTATLDAPEVDFEGFKHRFRELAREPDSSSYRQVLVDATRSYVGNGGVAAD from the coding sequence ATGGATATACGCGTACAGGGGCCCGGCCCAACAACTCCATTTCTCGGCGCTCGGGACCTCTTCGAAACAGAACACGATCTCTCGCTGCCTGTCTACGTCCATCTCCGCGACAACCCCGATGAACGAACCTGGGCCGCCCACTACGACGACCACCACGTCCTGAACATCTCCCACCAGGCCGCCTCGAGTGCGATGGCCCGCGAGCTCGCCCTCCACGAGTTCTCACACATGGCTCGCCACGAACAGAACCACCCCTCCCACACCCAGTCGATTGAGGAAGTCCTCTACCTCGCACTCGCAGGCAAGTCCGTCGAGCGGCGCAAACTCTCACACTGCTACCAGATCGCCAACCACATGAAAGACATCTACGCCGACGACATCACGCTCGCCGTCGGCCCCGGCGAAAAACTGCTCTCCTATCTCGAGTCCAGTCTCGCAGCCGCCATCGCGGACCGACCAGACCCAGCCTCCCGCCCGGGCCTCGAGCGACTCTCTGCAAGCGCGGATCCAGATATTACGGCAGTGAACGCCGCGTTCGCGCTCGCACTCGCCGAGCGCCACGACCTCGTTGAGACTGATCACCGACTGTATGACCTCGCACACACGGCCACACTCGACGCCCCGGAGGTCGATTTCGAGGGGTTCAAACACCGATTCCGGGAACTCGCGCGCGAACCCGACTCGAGTAGCTACCGACAGGTGCTCGTCGATGCAACACGGTCGTACGTCGGCAACGGTGGCGTCGCCGCCGACTAG
- a CDS encoding 30S ribosomal protein S7 — translation MAAEDQPDPDAPAGGADVSAQLFGEWELGELEYADPSTERYITVTPVAHTAGRHARKQFQKSQISIVERFINRLMQTEENTGKKQQALSAVRDSFELIHERTEENPIQVLVTAVENSAPREETVRLKYGGISVPKAVDVAPQRRVDQALKFLADGVYNDSFKTPTSVPEAIASQLIGAANYDVQTYAVSQKEEKERVAAAAR, via the coding sequence ATGGCGGCAGAAGACCAACCAGACCCAGACGCCCCAGCCGGCGGCGCAGACGTGTCGGCACAGCTCTTTGGCGAGTGGGAACTCGGCGAACTCGAGTACGCCGACCCATCGACCGAGCGCTACATCACGGTGACGCCAGTCGCACATACCGCTGGTCGCCACGCCAGAAAGCAGTTCCAGAAGTCCCAGATCTCGATTGTCGAGCGCTTCATCAACCGTCTCATGCAGACGGAAGAGAACACGGGCAAGAAACAGCAGGCCCTCAGCGCTGTTCGTGACTCGTTCGAACTGATCCACGAGCGCACCGAGGAGAACCCAATTCAGGTTCTCGTCACCGCCGTCGAGAACTCGGCCCCACGAGAGGAGACCGTCCGCCTGAAATACGGTGGTATCTCGGTCCCGAAGGCCGTCGACGTCGCTCCACAGCGCCGTGTCGACCAGGCTCTGAAGTTCCTCGCAGACGGTGTCTACAACGACTCGTTCAAGACGCCAACGTCCGTCCCGGAGGCCATCGCCTCCCAGCTGATTGGCGCAGCGAACTACGACGTCCAGACGTACGCCGTCAGCCAGAAAGAAGAAAAAGAGCGCGTCGCGGCAGCCGCACGCTAA
- the serS gene encoding serine--tRNA ligase, which translates to MLDRTYVRENADEVRDALDNRGADVDLDELLEIDERWRELKARGDELRHERNEITKKIGTLVSEGKREEKDEAIEQSQELKDQIEEVEDEAADLQDELQERMLEVPQIPHESVPLGVDERHNEEDRRWGFDDLRDVPEDVTPHYELGEEMDIIDEERAAKTTGSGFYFLKGDGARLEHALVQFMMDIHREQDYVDVFPPVPVKSASMRGTGQFPKFVDDAYRLGGSNDEEYDDEDLWLCPTAEVPVTNMYADDILLTDDLPLKHQAYTPNFRREAGEHGTETRGIVRVHQFNKVELVNFVEPDESYDRLEGLLEEAEVVLQELGLPYRILELCTGDLTFASAKTYDIEVWAPGDDMDDGPEQGGRWLEVSSASNFEDFQARRAGLRYRPERHESAEYLHTLNASGLAIPRVMVAILEYYQNEDGTVAIPEALQPYMGDQEVIEGHEKVGEAALGAGERE; encoded by the coding sequence ATGCTTGATCGGACCTACGTACGCGAGAATGCCGACGAGGTACGCGACGCACTGGACAACCGGGGTGCCGACGTCGACCTTGACGAACTTCTCGAGATTGACGAACGCTGGCGTGAGTTGAAAGCCCGCGGCGATGAACTGCGCCACGAGCGCAACGAGATCACCAAGAAAATCGGCACACTCGTTTCTGAGGGCAAACGGGAGGAAAAAGACGAAGCAATCGAGCAATCACAGGAGCTCAAAGACCAGATCGAGGAGGTCGAAGACGAAGCGGCCGACCTGCAGGACGAACTCCAAGAGCGCATGCTCGAGGTTCCACAGATCCCTCACGAGAGCGTCCCACTCGGTGTCGACGAGCGCCACAACGAGGAAGATCGACGCTGGGGCTTCGACGACCTGCGTGACGTGCCCGAGGACGTGACGCCCCACTACGAACTCGGCGAGGAAATGGACATCATCGACGAGGAACGCGCCGCCAAGACGACCGGCTCCGGCTTTTACTTCCTCAAAGGCGACGGCGCGCGACTCGAGCACGCCTTAGTCCAGTTCATGATGGACATTCATCGCGAGCAAGACTACGTCGACGTCTTCCCGCCCGTTCCGGTCAAGAGCGCCTCAATGCGTGGCACCGGCCAGTTCCCCAAGTTCGTCGACGATGCCTACCGACTCGGCGGCAGCAACGACGAGGAGTACGACGACGAAGACCTCTGGCTCTGCCCGACTGCAGAGGTTCCCGTCACCAACATGTACGCCGATGACATTCTCCTCACTGACGACCTCCCACTCAAACATCAGGCCTACACGCCAAACTTCCGGCGCGAGGCCGGCGAGCACGGCACCGAAACCCGTGGCATCGTCCGCGTCCACCAGTTCAACAAGGTCGAACTCGTCAACTTCGTCGAACCCGACGAGAGCTACGACCGCCTCGAGGGCCTCCTCGAGGAAGCCGAAGTCGTCCTCCAGGAACTCGGACTTCCTTACCGCATTCTCGAACTCTGTACCGGCGATCTCACCTTTGCGAGCGCGAAGACTTACGATATCGAGGTCTGGGCACCCGGCGACGACATGGACGACGGCCCAGAACAGGGCGGCCGCTGGCTCGAGGTTTCCTCGGCGTCGAACTTCGAGGACTTCCAGGCTCGTCGTGCCGGCCTGCGCTACCGACCCGAGCGCCACGAATCCGCTGAGTATCTGCACACCCTGAACGCCTCAGGGCTTGCAATTCCACGCGTGATGGTTGCTATTCTCGAGTACTACCAGAACGAGGACGGCACCGTCGCGATTCCCGAAGCCCTGCAACCGTACATGGGCGATCAGGAAGTCATCGAAGGCCACGAGAAGGTCGGCGAAGCAGCACTCGGTGCCGGCGAGCGCGAGTAG